The Methylacidimicrobium sp. B4 genome contains a region encoding:
- the pstS gene encoding phosphate ABC transporter substrate-binding protein PstS: MKIPGPWSVFLLLLLALVWLSLAPRRDETPPLINGAGASFPYPLYARWFAAYEGLDPSVRFNYQAIGSGGGQQQLLHQTVDFGASDSPMRRSLLEAAPGKILHVPMIAGADVLAYNLPGSPPLRLTPEIIAEIFLGRIQDWNDPRLARINPETRLPSLPLIVVHRSDGSGTTYIFTDYLSKVSPEWSRIAGRGTAVRWPTGIGAKGNEGVAGQIRSLPGAVGYLELAFAVQNQIPYAAVQNPSGSFVLPSPESVTQALISSTLDRDDFRISIANADGPGAYPIAGLTWLLLYEKPPDRRKAQKLLSFVRWCLTDGQALASSLDYAPLPPRLRERVLASLPEIR; the protein is encoded by the coding sequence ATGAAGATTCCGGGCCCTTGGAGCGTCTTCCTCCTCTTGCTGCTCGCGCTTGTCTGGCTCTCGCTGGCTCCTCGGAGGGACGAGACTCCCCCCCTCATCAATGGCGCAGGCGCTTCCTTTCCCTATCCTCTCTATGCCCGATGGTTTGCCGCCTACGAGGGGCTCGACCCCTCGGTCCGCTTCAACTACCAGGCGATCGGATCCGGAGGCGGGCAGCAGCAACTGCTCCACCAGACTGTCGACTTCGGGGCTTCGGACAGCCCCATGCGCAGGAGCCTCCTGGAGGCCGCACCCGGAAAGATCCTCCACGTCCCGATGATCGCCGGCGCAGACGTGCTCGCCTACAATCTTCCCGGCTCTCCTCCGCTCCGCCTCACCCCGGAGATCATCGCCGAAATCTTCCTCGGCCGGATCCAGGACTGGAACGATCCGCGGCTGGCGCGAATCAATCCGGAAACCCGCCTCCCGTCCCTGCCGCTGATCGTCGTTCACCGCTCCGATGGAAGCGGCACGACCTATATCTTTACCGACTACCTCTCGAAGGTGAGCCCGGAATGGTCCCGGATCGCTGGGCGGGGGACGGCGGTGCGATGGCCGACGGGCATCGGAGCCAAAGGAAATGAAGGGGTCGCAGGCCAGATCCGCTCGCTGCCCGGTGCCGTCGGCTATCTGGAGCTCGCCTTTGCCGTGCAGAATCAGATCCCCTACGCTGCCGTTCAAAACCCCTCCGGGAGCTTCGTTCTCCCCTCGCCTGAGTCGGTGACGCAAGCGCTGATCTCAAGCACGCTCGATCGGGATGATTTCCGCATCTCGATTGCCAATGCCGACGGCCCCGGAGCCTATCCCATTGCCGGACTGACCTGGCTGCTGCTCTACGAAAAGCCGCCCGACCGCCGAAAGGCGCAAAAGCTGCTCTCCTTCGTGCGCTGGTGCCTCACCGACGGTCAGGCTCTGGCCTCTTCCCTCGACTACGCCCCCCTCCCGCCTCGCCTCCGGGAACGGGTGCTGGCATCCTTGCCCGAGATTCGGTAA
- a CDS encoding polyprenyl synthetase family protein has product MNNDILAYLAERRRVIEVALRRYLPPPSQKPRSLHEAMGHSLFAGGKRLRPILCLAACEAVGGDYARALPLACAVECVHTYSLIHDDLPAMDDDDWRRGKPTLHKIYGEAIAILAGDALLAHAFEIACRYPGGKYGTGLVVAELARASGSRALVGGQVSDLEAEGKVISVRELRAIHLRKTGALITAALRLGAMAGEANGESLRAVTEFGRFLGLAFQVIDDILDLTQTRETLGKSAGKDLAAEKATYPRLLGLEGAQLTAERYTARAHGALAPLGKGGAILDVLAHHLLSREN; this is encoded by the coding sequence TTGAACAACGATATCCTCGCCTATCTGGCGGAGCGGAGAAGAGTCATCGAGGTGGCATTGCGACGCTACTTGCCGCCGCCTTCCCAGAAGCCTCGATCGCTTCACGAGGCGATGGGACATAGCTTGTTCGCCGGGGGAAAACGCCTGCGGCCCATCCTCTGCCTGGCGGCTTGCGAAGCGGTGGGGGGGGACTACGCTCGGGCGCTCCCGCTCGCTTGTGCTGTGGAGTGCGTTCATACCTATTCGCTCATCCATGACGACCTTCCTGCGATGGACGACGACGATTGGAGAAGAGGGAAGCCGACCCTGCACAAGATCTACGGAGAGGCGATTGCCATCCTGGCGGGAGATGCGCTGCTCGCCCACGCCTTCGAGATCGCTTGCCGCTATCCGGGAGGAAAATACGGGACCGGGCTCGTGGTTGCCGAGCTCGCTCGCGCTTCCGGCAGCCGAGCCCTGGTGGGAGGGCAAGTCTCCGATTTGGAGGCCGAGGGCAAGGTCATTTCGGTGCGGGAGCTGCGGGCCATCCATTTGCGGAAGACGGGGGCGCTCATCACTGCGGCTCTGCGGCTGGGGGCCATGGCGGGCGAAGCGAATGGAGAATCGCTGCGCGCGGTTACCGAGTTCGGACGATTCCTTGGGCTTGCCTTCCAGGTGATTGATGACATCCTGGACCTTACGCAGACGCGGGAGACACTGGGGAAGAGCGCAGGCAAGGACCTTGCGGCGGAGAAGGCCACCTACCCCCGTCTGCTCGGGCTCGAGGGCGCCCAGCTTACGGCGGAGCGCTACACCGCGCGGGCTCACGGAGCGCTTGCTCCCTTGGGGAAGGGCGGAGCGATCCTCGATGTGCTGGCGCATCATCTCCTCTCTCGGGAGAACTGA
- the pstC gene encoding phosphate ABC transporter permease subunit PstC has protein sequence MSDHPSDPTSTAPGAGSLTVSVGFGRILDRGFGLLIAGAGLSVFALAGLLGWELYRGAEKALSRSGAGFLTGSHWDPVAGQFGALPFLYGTFVSSFIALLLAFPLSVATALSMTEFAPFWIRRPVRVLVDLMAAVPSVVWGLWAMFEMVPWLRQAAFPFLQRVFGWIPLFQGPIYGVSLLAGALIIAMMITPIITSLAIEILQAVPPLLREAAWALGATRWEVIRVAVLPYVRSALVGAGVLGLGRALGETMAVTMVIGNRPEILLSLFSPGYTLASVLVNEFAEATSEEHLAALFEIGLTLVAVTLVVNFLARLLIHNVPFFFAPRTLRAPSMEGDR, from the coding sequence GTGAGCGATCACCCGAGCGATCCGACTTCGACCGCGCCCGGCGCGGGGTCGCTGACGGTTTCCGTTGGCTTCGGGCGCATCCTGGACAGGGGGTTCGGGCTCCTGATCGCGGGAGCGGGACTCTCCGTATTCGCTCTGGCCGGCCTGCTCGGATGGGAGCTCTATCGGGGAGCCGAGAAGGCGCTGAGCCGCTCCGGCGCAGGATTTCTCACCGGATCTCATTGGGATCCGGTGGCGGGCCAGTTCGGAGCCCTCCCGTTCCTGTACGGAACCTTCGTCTCCTCCTTTATCGCGCTGCTCCTCGCCTTCCCTTTGTCGGTCGCCACGGCTCTCTCCATGACGGAATTTGCTCCGTTCTGGATTCGCCGCCCAGTCCGGGTGCTTGTCGACCTCATGGCCGCTGTCCCGAGCGTCGTCTGGGGACTCTGGGCCATGTTCGAGATGGTGCCCTGGCTGCGGCAGGCCGCGTTCCCATTCCTGCAGCGGGTGTTCGGCTGGATTCCCCTCTTCCAGGGACCGATCTACGGGGTGAGCCTCCTGGCGGGTGCCTTGATCATCGCAATGATGATCACGCCAATCATCACCTCCCTGGCCATCGAAATCCTGCAAGCGGTGCCACCCTTGCTGCGCGAGGCGGCTTGGGCGTTGGGCGCCACCCGATGGGAAGTGATCCGCGTCGCCGTCCTTCCCTATGTCCGGAGCGCCCTGGTCGGCGCCGGGGTTCTCGGCCTGGGCCGAGCCCTGGGAGAGACGATGGCGGTCACCATGGTGATCGGGAACCGGCCGGAGATCCTGCTCTCCCTTTTCTCCCCCGGCTACACGCTGGCGAGCGTCCTGGTCAACGAATTTGCCGAGGCCACTTCCGAGGAGCATCTCGCCGCACTCTTCGAAATCGGCTTGACCCTGGTCGCCGTGACCCTGGTCGTCAACTTCCTCGCCCGTCTCTTGATCCATAATGTACCCTTCTTTTTTGCCCCTCGGACCCTGCGCGCCCCATCGATGGAGGGAGACCGGTGA